In the Clostridium gelidum genome, TACTATCACGCATAAAAACATAGAAGTAATTAAATATATCAGCCATAAACTTAATTATACTTTCAAACATTAAAATACATACCTCCTATACCTTACCTTACTGGATCATACCCACCCTTACACAAAGGATTACATCTTAATATTCTGTAAACCGCCATTATACAACCTTTAAAAGCCCCATATTTATCTATGGCATCTAGAGCATATTGTGAACAGGTTGGCGTAAATCTACAGCATGAAGGTCTTCCAGGTGAAATATTTTTTCTATAAAAATTAATTAGAATTATTAGTAGTTTATTCATTATTATATAAGCCTGCCCTTTTAATTAAATTCTTCATGGATTTTTCTACTTCAAGATAGCTTTTATCCTTTACAGGATTTCTTGCTATAAAAACAAAATCATATCCTTTTATAATAGAATCATAATTTAACCTAAAACTTTCACTTATTAATCTTTTGCATCTACTTCTAACAACACTATTTCCTACTTTTTTACTTACAGAAACA is a window encoding:
- the rnpA gene encoding ribonuclease P protein component; its protein translation is MIYRLKKNFEFSIVYRRGKSFANDFLVMYILKNKRNKDKKFNIYNKLGVSVSKKVGNSVVRSRCKRLISESFRLNYDSIIKGYDFVFIARNPVKDKSYLEVEKSMKNLIKRAGLYNNE
- the yidD gene encoding membrane protein insertion efficiency factor YidD, encoding MNKLLIILINFYRKNISPGRPSCCRFTPTCSQYALDAIDKYGAFKGCIMAVYRILRCNPLCKGGYDPVR